The DNA segment TCCTTATATTGGGGACTCTTTTTACTCCATCGAAGAAGTGTAATTATATCAGTTTCATATATGGGATATCTTTCTTTTCTTTCTTCGGCATTATCATATACCTCTACAGTTGGGATTGAGCTACGAAATGATGCTATATTAAGATAATCAAGTAGCCAACAAGGTCTTCCATTTTCACGGGCTAAATTAACCCTTAATAAATATTTTTTTAATTTATCATTTATAGCTAAAGTATCAGCAAAACATTTTAATTCTTTTTCCAACCAATCAAAAATACTTTTTAATTCAGCATTGCTACAATTAAAATCTCGTCGTAGTTGATCTTTTATGACCTCTACCTGAGAACCAATTGTAACCACACCACCAAAAGTTGAAACAAACCAGTCGTAAGAATCATTTTTTTCATAAATTTTCTTAACCAATAACTCAAAATTATTACGTTCTATTTCCATTGCTATTTCGCCAAATGCTTTAACCTCTCTACTATCTCCGAACAGTAAAGCTTCTCCGTGTTGATGCCTACCCACTCTTCCCAAACGTTGCATAAAAGAGACACTATCTTTGGCTTCAAAAAGCAATAAATCAGTCTTAAAATCTATACCAACCTCTATAGCAGCCGTACCAATAACAACTAATTTTCCTTCAATTGTTCGATCATCCTTCGCCATTAATCCTCTTACAACACCTAGTTCACTATAGTTCCAGCCAGACTCTACCAACTTTTCTTCTAGTCTTATAGCATCTATGACTGAATTAATTATAACAACAGCAGGTACATAAAAGGGGTCTTTATGCAATTCAGCTTTCTTTTCTAGGAGTATGCGATTAGCTTGTAAGTGATTAAATATACTTTCAACCACATCATTTTTGTTATGCATAACCATAAACTTAACTTGATTAGTCATAATCTTTTCCCCATCTGGGGGTGAGTCTATATTTATGTGACTTGTAACCATTTCAAAGTTTCCGAGAGTTTTATTAATTAGGCCTATTATTTCATGATCTGGGGTAGCTGAAAGTAAAACTATTTTCTTAAACGAACCTAGCTTTCTAGCTAAAAAGGAAAGGAAAAGAATATGTGCCAGTTCTGTTCCCCAATATAAATGAAATTCGTCAAGCACTAACGTCTGGTAATGCTGTAGGTGAGCTATAACTTCTGAACTACTCTTACCATAACGGAGTGAATAAATTAAATAAAGCAAGTCAGGATTAATCATTACAATTTTTGCACAGTTATTTGAAGGAGGCTGTATAAGCTTTAATAAAGCTTTTGATTTACAATTATGCCCAAGTTTTTTTCTGAACTGTTCCAACTGGAACGCGTTTATTCTAACAATTTGCAGGTCTGCTCCTATATTTTTATCGTTAACAGTATCTGGAGTAATAATAATGCATCTCATACCTAATTCTTTTTCGGCCAATTCTCTAATAGATTGCTCTTGATCAACCATTAATGCATTAGTGGGATATACAAATACTGCACAAGACTTATTAATTAGAAGAGGAAGAACAGCTGAAGCAGTTTTTCCACTGCCTGTTTTAGTAGCTAATAAAAGCATGTCTTTTTCATCCCATTTTTCCATCATTTTAAGCTGATGAGGATATAAGCTCATATTAATATTCTGAATTTTGTAAGTAGGTATTTTTACCGCTAAAATATTAGTAATGGCCATTCTCATCTCCCCTGCCATAAACGTTTAGGAAATAATATCATATTCTTCCCTACTGAAATAAAATAATCATTTTGAATTTGTACTCTTCTAAAAATCATATGGGGAGGCATAATCGTGGGTTCATACCAGATGATACTACCGTATATATCTAGTGGATTAACAGGATGATCGGGAATAACAGGATTTTTTATAAAATACGCCTCTGCTCCACCAATTTCTTCCCAATAAACCCTTACTGAACATCCTTTTTTTCCTAACCGGAAAGTTCCAGGAAGCTTATAGTCAGTCAAAGTAAAACAATAAAATGAATAACCAAAGGTTTCTCTTCGATGACCCTTCGTTTTAGCAACTTGTGGTGATATCACTATCCTTTTTGCCAAAGATGGAGTGTTTATTTTACCTCCGGTATCAGTACGAAGAGTAAGATCATCCATTGCATTAAGAGTGACTTCAACCCTTTTAACTCTAGTATTTATAGCTGGTGTTGCATAAACAGGCATTACTTTTAAATCATGTTCATATTGAGGTGCAGTACCCAAATATATTCCATATGAATATTGTGATAAAGCATAAGTTAATGCGTAATTATGTAACAAAGGCCACGTGTTGGATACTTGAGCAATTTCTGACGAAGAAAACCATAGATAATCATGGTTATATAAACGCCCATAAAAGAGACGAATACCATGGTCTTTTAGTAAAATAGGTTTCATATACATCACACTTTCTGCATCTGACGGTATCCATTAACTTGATCATATAGAGAGGCCAACAGTTTAATACTCATTGATGTTTGAGAAACTTCTGAAATAATTTGATTTACATTTTCTGGGGAAATAATTTTGACTTTATCTTGATTACCAGTATATTTTTTATATCCCTTTAATATTTGATAAACTCGTTCCGCTGTTAAATCTTCTTGATAATCATATAGTTCTAAAGTTAATTCCATTGACGTAATTATTTCTTCCCAACCACCAACTATTCCAACTAAAGTATTTCGTACATCACCGCCAATTCTAGTTTCAGCCCCATAGCTTTTTGCAGCTAAAATAGTTTTAACTGTAAGTATTACTTCTTCCAAGGTAGCTGATTTTAAAGTTATAATAGAAGGAAATAAAGTTGCTGGTCTGACGGCGTACCGGCTTCCCAAAGCCTGTCCGGTTTTTTGATTTACATCATTTATTGCATTGAAAGTTATACTTGTTTCTACTTCCTCAAATGGTAATAATGAAAAGGCAGTACTATATTCTATTCGATGCTTAATATTAGCAATCTTTTCTTTTCCACTTTCAGTACTAGTGGCTCCGAAAAGAACACAACGAGGACACTGTAAACAAAGATTATCTTTGAGATAACATTCAGCTTGTTTTTGTATGTTATATTTTAGTTTTTCATCTAGATTTTGCTCTAAGGCTTCTTCTCCAGCAGATCTTAAAATACGTTCTAAAGTTCTTGACTCAACTGCTTTTTGTTTCGTACCAATAAAAGCTACTCGTTGAACATCATCATCTTCTTTAATAGATCTAGGGGTTACAACAGTATTTAATTCACGACCCTCCTCTGTTCTAAAAACAGCAAAGTCCAAAATCTCGCGAAAAATAATTAATTGAACTGTTTTAGCCCCAATAATTGGATTAAGCTTTTCTACTGTAAATTCTTTTAACTTTTCAATACTCATGACCTATCTTCCCTTTCTTCAACAGTTATTTCTTCCATTTCTTCAATATTCACCTCATCAACAAGTCGGTAATTTGACCAAAACAAATCAATGTCCTTTTTACGCATAGGATTATCCTCATATGCCTTATTTTTTTTACTGGGATAAATATTATAGTCCTTAATGCTTTGTTGTTCCCAGGCTATCTGTAAATCTTCTATATTAGGATATTTTTCTTCAAGAAAAGCAGCAAAATCTTTTCTAATTTGTTCAAAATAAAGACTTTGTTGTTTTCTACGCCTATAAAAAAGAGAATATTCAACTCTTTCTTTAGTCTTTTGTATCATCTGCTGAGGTAGAATATCATATAATTCTAGTACACTTTCAATTCCTTTTTCTAAATTCTTACGTGCTTCTTCTGATACTATTTGAGTATTTTTATTGGACATTTCATGAATTCTATAAGCATAACCCGCTAGATCTTCAACACCCCATCTGCCACTAAATGCACGTTGAAGCACTTTAGGAATGGGTCCCATTATTGCATGCCTAGTAGTAGATCCATACTTAAATGGTGAGTTTTCTAAATAAGTGTCAAAGCAATCTAAAATGTTGTGAATCTTTTTGTTAACATTATTCATATCGACAGTTGTTCCTCCAGATAAAAGAAACCGTCTCAACTCTCAACACTCCCTTCTTATTTTTATTCAAAGGCTTCTAATATTTCAAATAAACGCCAAGGAACATAATTACTTTTACTTTTAGACTCAATCCTACGAAGAATATGACCTGGTGTAGGACTCATTATAATTTGAAAAATATTATTTTTTTCAGGATAATCAGTACTGTATACTAAAGCTGCTGCTGAACCAATTTTTTTTAACCATGCTTGTGCCTCATCAAAAGAAAGCCAATCTTTTCCAACCAATTTATTAAGTCCTGAAGAAGTCGGCACTTTTACTATGCCACTCGAAATATCTTCCGGAATTCCTTCTCCTTCCTCAATCAAAAGAACAGTTGACTGTAATGATAAAGACAAAGTAATTAGAATAAATAGTTGGCGTAACCCAGCATTAGCCTTTGAATCATTGCCAAGACTGATACTAGTAGTTGAAGGCACTAAAATCATATGGGGAGTCTGTATTATTGATCTCATTTGTGGTATTAATTTATAAACTTGTTTACGGACCTCAGCTAAAACCCCATCTTCATCACTAAAAGTACCTGAAATAGCAGCATCAATAAGCTCATCTAAGTTCTTAAAATCAGTATTATAAGCTTCATTAATTCTTTTCAAGTCATAACCCAAAATATCATAAATTGCTTCAGTGAATTCCTTGCGATACTTTTTTTGTGTTTCATCTCCTATTTTATAAGTAAAAATATTTGCCAATTCATCCGATGATACTTTGTCCCAAACTACCTTTTTAAATTTTTCGTAAATATTCCCTGTTAGAGAAAAAGAAACTTTATTGGTAGGATCTTTGGTTTCACCTGACATAAGGCTAGTCAGCCGTTCCCATAAATCATTTGCGTTTTTAGTTAAATCTTCTCCACTATAATATCCTATGTTCATGCGGGGAAAAATTACAATGGTATGCGGAGGCTTAACCCCTAATAGAATTTGCATACAAAATCTCTCAAATTTACAATTATCACATATCACAACATATCCGGGGGGTCCATGACTAGGAGCGCGATTTGTATGTGATTCCGGTTTATTAACAAAATCCGCTTTCGCATTTGTACCACCCTTAAAATACTGATTACAAATAGGGCAAAGATGCTCTCCTTGAGCTTTTCTTGCAAGAGCTTTAGTAGTTTTGTATCCATCAATTTGACTATTTACAATTTCCATCAATCTAACTTGTTTAGCAGGATAAATAAGATTTTTTAAAAAAACCCCAGCAACCTTTTTCGGCTTTAATCCATAAGGGCGGTTTTTATTCTCTACATTATCATAAGCTTCCTTGGTGATGTAAGCCAAAGTTTTAATTAATAATTTCTTTCGTTTATCATCAGATAGTTCTTCTACAGAAACATCTGGTTGTTCCCAGTCTAGATCTTTGGCTCTTAAACGCCAGTATAAATCAACTGAATAAGCCATATCTACTGCGGGCAAAAATGTTGTAGTTTTTTGCAGCAGTTCAAAAGAACCTTTTCCAAAATATTTATCATACGATTGTTGTGCATTAGATATTATCTGCTCTAAAGCCCTATGCTTGGCCTTTTTTATTTCCCGTTCATATTTTTTCTCTAAATTTTCTTTGTTTTTACCCTTTTCCATCTGAATTTCTTCAAATAATTTATTTAAGTTTTTTTCATCCTCCTGAAGAATCTCAAGTTCATCTAAATTAAAACTTTTTCTATTAAAAATTGTTTTAAAAAACTTAAAAATAACCATTTCCTGACATGCTTTACTAATACGATCAATAATTAAATCTTTATTCTCAGATATTTTAGTTTGAATCAAATATTTTTTGCTCTTATCATCGGTTTTCTGAGTTTCCATGTCACTAATGACCTTTAAATACTTTATATAAGTTTTGTTTCTGTATTCTTCCGTTTTTTTTGAAAAACTATTTGGATTAATCCTACTTTGAGCAATTGTTAAATATTCTTCCATTTTACGATAGTCAAAAAGGTCTGGCTTAGGAAGCATTGATGCTGTTGGAGAACCAACTACCTGCTTTTCCATATCTTTTTTCATGACATTCTCAATAATTTCAACCAAATGTCTTTCTATCTCTGAAATTGACGGTGAAAAAATTGTTTGAGTAGCAGCAGTTACATACACTGTACCATTTGGATAATGTATTAATGGTTGCCAGCCTTTTTTTATATAAGCTTCCATGCAACTACGGTGAAGAAAGGCTGTTGAAATACCCCTTACTAAAACCTGATGATACGAAATATTTATGTACTGTGAAAGTATACTTTTTTCTAGTAACTGAATAGCTTCAAAGATAGCTTGTGCTGAAGAAAGGTTATCAATAAGATCTACTATTTCAGATAACTGTTTCCATCTGCTACTATTGTGTCTTTTGGATATAATTCTTCCAAATACTTTTCCAGGAGTTCGTTCCCTATTCATATGAAATAACACGCCTGATAAAATGTCCTCCTTGCAATAGTTAGAAAAATTAAAAAGCTTAATTAATTCATTAATTGCTTCTTGAGTTAACTCTTCATCAATATGAGATTGGTAAGGCTCATCACTCCGAATATAATGCTGCCATACTTCTTTTTCTTTCCCAATGTCATGAAGAAGAATTCCAAAAAATAATGAAGTTATTTCTTCTGCCTTCAATCCTAATTTTTCTATAAGTAATAATTCTATGGCAATAAGAATATCAAGTTGAATAATAGTATGGTCAAAAAGTGTTTGTTCGTAATCAATCTTTTTAGCCAACTTACGCTGCCAACCTCTATTAATCATCCAAGGAATAGCCTTACTTCTAAATTGTTTTAAGTGCAATGTTTATTTTCACCTCCCAATTTAAAAATATAATTCTTTAATCAAATAATTGGTATCTAAAGATACATTTTTAACATGAAATCTTAATGTCAATTTGGAGCGGAATGTTAATAGCTATGAACTGAAATCCCGCTTGTGCCAGCTATATAATCTCAAATAATTTAAGCAATAATATTAAGATAATAATTGTGCTAAGTGAAAATGTTACTGTCATAGAAATAGTGAAATTGTTTTTATTTTCCATCAAATTACTCCTTTCTACATACATTTGAGTTTTTCCTCCTTTAAGTTCCAGATAGTTTTTAAACTACCATTTATGGATAATTAACTAAAATTTGTAGCATTTATATTGTGCTTAATCTAAACAAAATTATTCTATAGAAAAGTAAACACTAATAAACTTAAAAAAAACAACATATACTATTGTTGACCTCTAGCTATAAGGTACTGAAATTTTATTGATAACTAATGTTTTGACCTCTTTTAAAAGGGATTACGCCTTGACAACTTATTACCCATATCACAGTAAAAAGGCCTTGATATCAACCTAATGTTGCTATCAAGGCCATCTGCATTATTATATTCCTTTGAGTACCTGCTAGAAACGCAACTAGCTTTGCACAGGTTCCGCTATGTTAACCCTCCATGCCTTCCTTTCCTTTTCATTATTTTCATTGGTTACTTCATTTCTTGTCTAAAACTAGCCCTTATGTTTATAGTATTAACAAGTACAATATATTTTGTATTAAGATAATCGGCACCGCATAGTGCTTGCCGCGAGTGTTTTTAAATTACTTTAATCACACTGCAGGGTGATGCAGGGTGATTATTTTTTATCCTGAATTTTGAACCTTCTCGATGAAAACTTCCACCTTACCGCCACAGATCAAGCCTTCATCCTCAGCTTCATTAATAGTTAAAGTAACAGTATATGTGGTTGGCTGTCCTGTATCTATCACTTCCAGGGCTTTTTGCCTTATTTCAGCCTCTACACAACCCCCGCCTATTGTGCCAATAATGCTTCCATCAGCAAGGACCAGCATTTTAGTGCCTACATCTCTCGGTGCTGAGCCTGTTCTTTTTACAATTGTAACCAGAGCTTTTGGAATCCCTTCATAGCCCCTTACGATAGCTTCAATAACTTCTCTACTCATTGCATCCCCCATACTTCTGCCGCTTTTTATGGCAATTATCTGGGACACAATGGAAACTGCCAGTTCCTCAGGGCTTTGCCCGCCTATATCCAGTCCCATGGGACAATTAAGCCTGGCTATATTCTCTCTGGAAAATCCAGCCTCGGCAAGCTGCCTTCTTGTAATTGCTGCCCTGCTTTTACTGCCCATCATCCCCAGGTAGGCCATATCTCTTTCCATGAGCTTCTCCAGGCAAAGAAAGTCATATTTGTGTCCACGGGTTACAAGGATTACCCAGGTATTTTCATCAATATTTATTTGATTTATAGCATTTTCAAAACTGTCTACAATAATTTCATCTGCATCGGGAAACCGCTGGCTATTAGCAAAAGAAGCCCTATCGTCTATAACAGTTACATGAAAACCTATCATCTTTAATAAATGACAGGTTGGTTGGGAAACATGACCAGCACCGAAAATAACAGCCTTCGGTGCTGGAATATATTTTTCTAAATAGATTTCAAATTCCCCTTCATCAACTGCCATTTGAAAAGTTCCGGTTATCTTCTTATCTACTGAAAGCTTATGGACAAAGAGGGTTAATTCATGGGTTAGTTTCGGGGAAAGATCACTATAATATACTTCCCCTGAAAAGTCACATAAAATTTTTTTGCCCACAAGGCCCTTTGTGTCACCATATTCTTTAATGATAGTTACTAAAACAACCCTTTTCTGACTCCTCAGTGCTTTTGACAATTGATAAAAGGCATTCACAAAAACTTCCCCCTGGTTCTAAAACTATCTTAGTTCTTTAATCATTTTATCGTAGTTTTCTATTTTTGCAAACTCTTCTTCCCAGAAGTCCATGCTTCTCATGGAGTCAATATATTCTTTTGAATAACCAAAGGGCAGCCAATCCTTTTCCTTCTGCTTGAATAATCTTTCTTTATTTTCTGGTTTACGGAAGTCATAAATATGCTCTTCATCTGCTTTAATAAAGATGTCGTTAAACCATCTTTCTAGAACCATTCCTTCATATTCAAGGTATCTCTCTTTAAGTTCTTCTAGCACTGAAGGATAACGGTCAAAGCCATCAGTTGCAATTGTAACCACATTGTCATCGGGACCCAGGCGCAGATATTTAGCCATTTTAATGGCACCAATAATATTGCAAAGACCGGATATGCCAAACTTGCCAGCCAGGTTTTTAGCAGCTGCCTGGGAAACTCCATTTTTAACCAGAACCTCTTGCCCATCCTCAATTATTTTTAACCCTTTAACACAGTCGTCATCATGTATTAAAGTTACAAAGTCAGTAGTTAATACATTGTGTATAAGGGTACACATTTTATCTCCAATTCCTTCAATTCTATGCTGGCCAAGTCCACCAGTTGCAAGGGTTGAGCACTCATATGGTTCTAATGCAACTACTTTACACTCTGGAAATGCACTCTTAAGCTGGTCACCGGCAGCTATTGTGCCTGCAGATCCAGGTGCAGAAGTAAAGCATGCAACCCTGCCATTACCAATACCCTTAACAGCTTCTATGGCTGAGTTTCCTGTAACATATCTATGGAAACGATAATTTGGAAGAAGCTCGAATTGGGCCAAAGGCCTATTTTTAGGATCCTTTTTTAACTCATAGGTTCTTTGCAAGGTTAGAATAACGTCTGATTCAGTTCCCGGGGTCAAATCAAGCTTGCCGCCATATTTTTGGATTCTTTCATACCTTTCCTTACTCATGTTATCCGGCATGATAACTACTGCCTCATAACCCATCAGGTTGCAGATATAGGCAACACCTATGCCAAAGTTTCCTGTTGATGGTCCTAGTATTGTATGCTCCCCAGGTATAATATCTCCGTCTACACAGCCCTCCATTAGGGTAGCGTATGCCGGTCCCACCTTATGGGAGCCGGATGGAAAATATTTTCCAAGGAGTACAACAATATTAGCATCAACACCTGTTAACTCTTTGGGAAGTACAATTTTGTTGACTTCATTCTCTTCATTTTTCCAGGTAATGTTGAAAAGATTAATTGGGTCAAGTTCGTTCTCTGCTTTTGCTTTTAGAGCTTTTTCCCGTATCTCAGGGGAGATTGTTTCAGGATGAAGCATCTCTTCATAAGTTGGACCAAAAGGAATTCTATTTTTGGACATTTTGTATCCCTCCTACATATCTATTTTTTAATAAATCTGGTTCCAGATTTACCCTCAACTGCCTCTAAGAGGTATTCAAGTGAAGCTATAACGGAGCTACCGCCCCTTTCAACAAAGGCAACAGCTGCTTCAACCTTGGGACCCATGCTGCCGCTTCCAAATTGACCTTCCTTCAAGTATTGCTTGGCTTGTTCTGTAGTTAAAACGTCAAGATTCTTCTGTTCTGGAGTACCAAAGTTTACCGCAACTTGAGGTACATCTGTCAGAATCATAAACAAGTGAGCACCCATTTGCTGTGCCATCAAGCTGCCTGCCCTATCCTTGTCAATTACTGCTTCTACACCTTTTAACATGCCATTTTCTTCGATTACAGGTATACCGCCCCCACCACCTGCAATAACGATATTGCCTTGATTTACCAGGGCCTTTATGACAGGTAATTCAACAATTTTCTTGGGCTTTGGAGAATACACTACCTTTCTCCAACCTCTACCGCTGTCTTCTATCCACTTTTCACCAGTTTGAGCCATTATCTCTTCTGCCTCTTGTTTAGTTAGAAATGCTCCAACAGGCTTTGTGGGATTTTCAAAAGCAGGGTCATCCTTGTCAACCAATACTCGAGTTAGGATAGTACACACCTGCTTATCTATACCCTCTTTACTTAGAGTATTGGTCATGGCTTGTGCAATCATATAACCTATAAAACCCTGACTTTCTGCTCCACAAGCAAAAAGCGGCATTGCCGGTACTTTATGCCTTGCTTCCATGTGCTGCACCAGGATATTTCCTACCTGGGGCCCATTGCCATGAGTAATTATTACTTTATATCCCTCTTTTATTAATTTGACTATATGCTCGCATGTTTTTTCAACATTGGTCATTTGCTCTTGAAATGTTCCCTTTTGCTTTGGCTGCAATATGGCATTGCCGCCCAATGCAACAACAACTGTGCTGCCCATAAGCTTCTCCTCCTCATTAAAGTTATCCTCCGGTTTACATCATGAACAGATCTAGATTTAGGTCCAGTCACACAAATAATAAAAACGTGCCACAGGAACCTGCCACGAGAACCGTCCCCTTGTCTTGCTTTATATTTTTTCTAGTACTTTTTCCAGCTCTTCCAGGCTTGGTGAAATTTTAATAGGTTCTCCGGCAGCCCTTATCCCATTGGCCACATCCTTGAGACCATTGCCAGTAATGCAGCATACTATAGTTTCCTTTGGGTCAACTAAACCTTCAGCTACTGCTTTCTTAATACCCGCAAAGGCTGTTACCCCTGCTGGTTCTCCAAATACTCCTGCATAGTTGCCTATATTCCTCATAGCTTCCAGTATTTCCTCATCTGATACATTTACTGCAATACCTTTTGTCTCTCTGATTGCACACAATGCCTTGTCAGGATTTCTAGGCACACCTACGGCAATACTATCAGCTATGGTAT comes from the Desulfitibacter alkalitolerans DSM 16504 genome and includes:
- a CDS encoding XdhC/CoxI family protein, translating into MNAFYQLSKALRSQKRVVLVTIIKEYGDTKGLVGKKILCDFSGEVYYSDLSPKLTHELTLFVHKLSVDKKITGTFQMAVDEGEFEIYLEKYIPAPKAVIFGAGHVSQPTCHLLKMIGFHVTVIDDRASFANSQRFPDADEIIVDSFENAINQINIDENTWVILVTRGHKYDFLCLEKLMERDMAYLGMMGSKSRAAITRRQLAEAGFSRENIARLNCPMGLDIGGQSPEELAVSIVSQIIAIKSGRSMGDAMSREVIEAIVRGYEGIPKALVTIVKRTGSAPRDVGTKMLVLADGSIIGTIGGGCVEAEIRQKALEVIDTGQPTTYTVTLTINEAEDEGLICGGKVEVFIEKVQNSG
- the cas7d gene encoding type I-D CRISPR-associated protein Cas7/Csc2 yields the protein MSIEKLKEFTVEKLNPIIGAKTVQLIIFREILDFAVFRTEEGRELNTVVTPRSIKEDDDVQRVAFIGTKQKAVESRTLERILRSAGEEALEQNLDEKLKYNIQKQAECYLKDNLCLQCPRCVLFGATSTESGKEKIANIKHRIEYSTAFSLLPFEEVETSITFNAINDVNQKTGQALGSRYAVRPATLFPSIITLKSATLEEVILTVKTILAAKSYGAETRIGGDVRNTLVGIVGGWEEIITSMELTLELYDYQEDLTAERVYQILKGYKKYTGNQDKVKIISPENVNQIISEVSQTSMSIKLLASLYDQVNGYRQMQKV
- the arcC gene encoding carbamate kinase encodes the protein MGSTVVVALGGNAILQPKQKGTFQEQMTNVEKTCEHIVKLIKEGYKVIITHGNGPQVGNILVQHMEARHKVPAMPLFACGAESQGFIGYMIAQAMTNTLSKEGIDKQVCTILTRVLVDKDDPAFENPTKPVGAFLTKQEAEEIMAQTGEKWIEDSGRGWRKVVYSPKPKKIVELPVIKALVNQGNIVIAGGGGGIPVIEENGMLKGVEAVIDKDRAGSLMAQQMGAHLFMILTDVPQVAVNFGTPEQKNLDVLTTEQAKQYLKEGQFGSGSMGPKVEAAVAFVERGGSSVIASLEYLLEAVEGKSGTRFIKK
- the cas3 gene encoding type I-D CRISPR-associated helicase Cas3', translating into MAITNILAVKIPTYKIQNINMSLYPHQLKMMEKWDEKDMLLLATKTGSGKTASAVLPLLINKSCAVFVYPTNALMVDQEQSIRELAEKELGMRCIIITPDTVNDKNIGADLQIVRINAFQLEQFRKKLGHNCKSKALLKLIQPPSNNCAKIVMINPDLLYLIYSLRYGKSSSEVIAHLQHYQTLVLDEFHLYWGTELAHILFLSFLARKLGSFKKIVLLSATPDHEIIGLINKTLGNFEMVTSHINIDSPPDGEKIMTNQVKFMVMHNKNDVVESIFNHLQANRILLEKKAELHKDPFYVPAVVIINSVIDAIRLEEKLVESGWNYSELGVVRGLMAKDDRTIEGKLVVIGTAAIEVGIDFKTDLLLFEAKDSVSFMQRLGRVGRHQHGEALLFGDSREVKAFGEIAMEIERNNFELLVKKIYEKNDSYDWFVSTFGGVVTIGSQVEVIKDQLRRDFNCSNAELKSIFDWLEKELKCFADTLAINDKLKKYLLRVNLARENGRPCWLLDYLNIASFRSSIPTVEVYDNAEERKERYPIYETDIITLLRWSKKSPQYKEKYNTIFIDGFELNNPHHCYIHESFTDLEVGTIYSTRDVESITVFRDGHKSSISHIFTLRPNIFVLVPIDFAKQLDWRIPWFKCGSRGQKAAVFHGAALIVWEMWRMNYNN
- the cas5d gene encoding type I-D CRISPR-associated protein Cas5/Csc1, which produces MKPILLKDHGIRLFYGRLYNHDYLWFSSSEIAQVSNTWPLLHNYALTYALSQYSYGIYLGTAPQYEHDLKVMPVYATPAINTRVKRVEVTLNAMDDLTLRTDTGGKINTPSLAKRIVISPQVAKTKGHRRETFGYSFYCFTLTDYKLPGTFRLGKKGCSVRVYWEEIGGAEAYFIKNPVIPDHPVNPLDIYGSIIWYEPTIMPPHMIFRRVQIQNDYFISVGKNMILFPKRLWQGR
- a CDS encoding PLP-dependent cysteine synthase family protein, whose amino-acid sequence is MSKNRIPFGPTYEEMLHPETISPEIREKALKAKAENELDPINLFNITWKNEENEVNKIVLPKELTGVDANIVVLLGKYFPSGSHKVGPAYATLMEGCVDGDIIPGEHTILGPSTGNFGIGVAYICNLMGYEAVVIMPDNMSKERYERIQKYGGKLDLTPGTESDVILTLQRTYELKKDPKNRPLAQFELLPNYRFHRYVTGNSAIEAVKGIGNGRVACFTSAPGSAGTIAAGDQLKSAFPECKVVALEPYECSTLATGGLGQHRIEGIGDKMCTLIHNVLTTDFVTLIHDDDCVKGLKIIEDGQEVLVKNGVSQAAAKNLAGKFGISGLCNIIGAIKMAKYLRLGPDDNVVTIATDGFDRYPSVLEELKERYLEYEGMVLERWFNDIFIKADEEHIYDFRKPENKERLFKQKEKDWLPFGYSKEYIDSMRSMDFWEEEFAKIENYDKMIKELR